One window of Bactrocera tryoni isolate S06 chromosome 2, CSIRO_BtryS06_freeze2, whole genome shotgun sequence genomic DNA carries:
- the LOC120768359 gene encoding TBC1 domain family member 15 isoform X2 codes for MINSVQYNNKEGVQLGSEGSPPTAQFPTSTVLCTHDGVLLRRGSVEHIADLNTSGSLSVISYDIPRRLYIEWRPNDSILVADDSQDWAVVDTIPRRSRTISECKAFNIKATPETIASNKPRLIRTLLDNLSSIIVKDRGQVICFIQKVDNNVNSEFFFQHGNADQFLKSMCDQHIIEHTYSRLDGSAEYAVLNTETQQLKRTFAELNIEDLKNTELKKDKGWVKNTWTGLLVTLPDIASGVKGSVPRNYAMRNKHIGNNDEIRSCNSSESQSPVEGELENVKEEDEKIVNTLPDRPMVERIKPLNEAQWLEFQSADGRISDVAGIKNLIFHGGIHYNLRAEVWKYLLNYYQWDETEVERIQRYKQKSKEYYTMKAQWLSMTATQEEHFSGFRDRKCQIEKDVKRTDRTLEFFAGEDNPNLMVLQGILMTYVMYNFDLGYVQGMSDLLAPILSIQGNEVDAFWCFVGFMDMVFANFDMDQAAMKTQFNQLRRLVEFCNPRFFKYMVMHEADNMFFCFRWLLVWYKREFSNDDVLKLWECLWTGLPCPNFHLFISVAILDQQTDIIIENKYQFNEILKHINELTNRIDVKRTLEIAEAIYLQIKAVDDLPNDIRQIIGEPISDSENGEEHSGTGTDFADELYELVRKPENEKRMEEQFEEACERSMFLNYT; via the exons atgATAAATTCTGTCCAATATAATAATAAGGAGGGCGTACAACTGGGTTCGGAAGGATCTCCACCAACGGCGCAATTCCCAACTAGCACG GTATTGTGCACACATGATGGAGTATTACTACGGAGGGGCAGTGTAGAACACATAGCTGATCTGAATACAAGTGGTTCACTATCGGTCATTAGTTATGATATACCGCGACGTCTATATATTGAATGGCGACCAAATGATAGCATCCTTGTTGCCGATGATAGTCAGGATTGGGCAGTAGTGGATACAATTCCTAGACGTTCGCGCACAATTTCCGAATGTAAAGCATTCAATATAAAGGCCACTCCAGAAACGATAGCATCGAACAAACCACGTTTGATACGCACCCTACTTGATAATTTGAGTTCAATAATTGTGAAAGACCGTGGCCAAGTAATATGCTTTATTCAGAAAGTCGACAATAACGTGAACAGTGAATTCTTTTTCCAACACGGCAATGCTgatcaatttttaaaatccatGTGCGATCAACACATAATTGAACACACATACAGTAGGTTGGATGGAAGTGCAGAGTATGCAGTACTCAATACGGAAACACAACAATTAAAACGTACATTTGCCGAATTAAACATCGAGGATCTAAAGAATACAGAATTAAAGAAAGATAAAGGATGGGTGAAGAATACGTGGACTGGTCTACTTGTAACTTTACCTGACATAGCGTCGGGTGTTAAGGGTAGTGTTCCTAGAAATTATGCCATGCGTAATAAACATATAGGTAACAATGATGAAATTCGTAGCTGTAACAGCAGTGAGAGCCAGTCACCGGTAGAAGGTGAGCTTGAAAACGTCAAAGAAGAGGATGAGAAGATAGTCAATACATTGCCAGATCGTCCAATGGTTGAGAGAA TTAAGCCGTTAAATGAGGCACAGTGGTTGGAGTTCCAGTCTGCAGATGGTCGCATTTCTGATGTTGCCGGAATAAAGAACCTTATTTTTCATGGTGGGATTCACTATAATTTACGCGCTGAAGTTTGGAAATATCTGCTCAACTATTACCAATGGGATGAGACTGAAGTTGAACGCATACAACGATACAAGCAAAAGTCTAAAGAATATTATACAATGAAAGCCCAGTGGCTATCAATGACTGCTACACAAGAAGAGCACTTCAGCGGTTTTCGTGATCGCAAATGCCAAATCGAAAAGGACGTTAAGCGTACCGATCGTACACTGGAATTCTTCGCTGGTGAAGATAATCCAAACTTGATGGTACTGCAAGGCATACTTATGACCTATGTAATGTACAACTTTGACTTGGGCTACGTGCAGGGTATGTCTGATCTGCTGGCACCTATACTCTCCATTCAG GGCAATGAAGTCGATGCATTTTGGTGTTTTGTCGGTTTTATGGATATGGTGTTTGCCAATTTTGACATGGATCAGGCTGCAATGAAAACACAATTTAACCAATTACGTCGTTTAGTAGAATTTTGCAATCcacgtttttttaaatatatggtCATGCATGAGGCTGACAATATGTTCTTCTGCTTTCGCTGGCTGCTTGTTTGGTATAAACGTGAATTCTCCAACGATGATGTGCTGAAGCTGTGGGAGTGCCTTTGGACTGGACTACCCTGTCCCAATTTCCATTTATTCATATCAGTGGCCATATTAGACCAACAAACCGATATAATTATCGAAAACAAATACCAGTTCAATGAGATTTTGAAGCACATCAACGAACTAACAAACCGCATCGATGTGAAGCGAACTTTGGAAATCGCTGAGGCAATTTATCTTCAAATCAAGGCGGTAGATGACCTGCCTAACGATATTCGTCAGATTATTGGAGAGCCGATTTCAGACTCCGAGAATGGAGAAGAACACTCTGGCACTGGCACCGATTTTGCCGATGAATTATATGAATTGGTACGCAAACCAGAAAACGAAAAGCGAATGGAAGAGCAATTCGAAGAAGCGTGTGAACGTTCCATGTTTCTTAACTACACATAA
- the LOC120768359 gene encoding TBC1 domain family member 15 isoform X1 — translation MINSVQYNNKEGVQLGSEGSPPTAQFPTSTVKVLCTHDGVLLRRGSVEHIADLNTSGSLSVISYDIPRRLYIEWRPNDSILVADDSQDWAVVDTIPRRSRTISECKAFNIKATPETIASNKPRLIRTLLDNLSSIIVKDRGQVICFIQKVDNNVNSEFFFQHGNADQFLKSMCDQHIIEHTYSRLDGSAEYAVLNTETQQLKRTFAELNIEDLKNTELKKDKGWVKNTWTGLLVTLPDIASGVKGSVPRNYAMRNKHIGNNDEIRSCNSSESQSPVEGELENVKEEDEKIVNTLPDRPMVERIKPLNEAQWLEFQSADGRISDVAGIKNLIFHGGIHYNLRAEVWKYLLNYYQWDETEVERIQRYKQKSKEYYTMKAQWLSMTATQEEHFSGFRDRKCQIEKDVKRTDRTLEFFAGEDNPNLMVLQGILMTYVMYNFDLGYVQGMSDLLAPILSIQGNEVDAFWCFVGFMDMVFANFDMDQAAMKTQFNQLRRLVEFCNPRFFKYMVMHEADNMFFCFRWLLVWYKREFSNDDVLKLWECLWTGLPCPNFHLFISVAILDQQTDIIIENKYQFNEILKHINELTNRIDVKRTLEIAEAIYLQIKAVDDLPNDIRQIIGEPISDSENGEEHSGTGTDFADELYELVRKPENEKRMEEQFEEACERSMFLNYT, via the exons atgATAAATTCTGTCCAATATAATAATAAGGAGGGCGTACAACTGGGTTCGGAAGGATCTCCACCAACGGCGCAATTCCCAACTAGCACGGTAAAA GTATTGTGCACACATGATGGAGTATTACTACGGAGGGGCAGTGTAGAACACATAGCTGATCTGAATACAAGTGGTTCACTATCGGTCATTAGTTATGATATACCGCGACGTCTATATATTGAATGGCGACCAAATGATAGCATCCTTGTTGCCGATGATAGTCAGGATTGGGCAGTAGTGGATACAATTCCTAGACGTTCGCGCACAATTTCCGAATGTAAAGCATTCAATATAAAGGCCACTCCAGAAACGATAGCATCGAACAAACCACGTTTGATACGCACCCTACTTGATAATTTGAGTTCAATAATTGTGAAAGACCGTGGCCAAGTAATATGCTTTATTCAGAAAGTCGACAATAACGTGAACAGTGAATTCTTTTTCCAACACGGCAATGCTgatcaatttttaaaatccatGTGCGATCAACACATAATTGAACACACATACAGTAGGTTGGATGGAAGTGCAGAGTATGCAGTACTCAATACGGAAACACAACAATTAAAACGTACATTTGCCGAATTAAACATCGAGGATCTAAAGAATACAGAATTAAAGAAAGATAAAGGATGGGTGAAGAATACGTGGACTGGTCTACTTGTAACTTTACCTGACATAGCGTCGGGTGTTAAGGGTAGTGTTCCTAGAAATTATGCCATGCGTAATAAACATATAGGTAACAATGATGAAATTCGTAGCTGTAACAGCAGTGAGAGCCAGTCACCGGTAGAAGGTGAGCTTGAAAACGTCAAAGAAGAGGATGAGAAGATAGTCAATACATTGCCAGATCGTCCAATGGTTGAGAGAA TTAAGCCGTTAAATGAGGCACAGTGGTTGGAGTTCCAGTCTGCAGATGGTCGCATTTCTGATGTTGCCGGAATAAAGAACCTTATTTTTCATGGTGGGATTCACTATAATTTACGCGCTGAAGTTTGGAAATATCTGCTCAACTATTACCAATGGGATGAGACTGAAGTTGAACGCATACAACGATACAAGCAAAAGTCTAAAGAATATTATACAATGAAAGCCCAGTGGCTATCAATGACTGCTACACAAGAAGAGCACTTCAGCGGTTTTCGTGATCGCAAATGCCAAATCGAAAAGGACGTTAAGCGTACCGATCGTACACTGGAATTCTTCGCTGGTGAAGATAATCCAAACTTGATGGTACTGCAAGGCATACTTATGACCTATGTAATGTACAACTTTGACTTGGGCTACGTGCAGGGTATGTCTGATCTGCTGGCACCTATACTCTCCATTCAG GGCAATGAAGTCGATGCATTTTGGTGTTTTGTCGGTTTTATGGATATGGTGTTTGCCAATTTTGACATGGATCAGGCTGCAATGAAAACACAATTTAACCAATTACGTCGTTTAGTAGAATTTTGCAATCcacgtttttttaaatatatggtCATGCATGAGGCTGACAATATGTTCTTCTGCTTTCGCTGGCTGCTTGTTTGGTATAAACGTGAATTCTCCAACGATGATGTGCTGAAGCTGTGGGAGTGCCTTTGGACTGGACTACCCTGTCCCAATTTCCATTTATTCATATCAGTGGCCATATTAGACCAACAAACCGATATAATTATCGAAAACAAATACCAGTTCAATGAGATTTTGAAGCACATCAACGAACTAACAAACCGCATCGATGTGAAGCGAACTTTGGAAATCGCTGAGGCAATTTATCTTCAAATCAAGGCGGTAGATGACCTGCCTAACGATATTCGTCAGATTATTGGAGAGCCGATTTCAGACTCCGAGAATGGAGAAGAACACTCTGGCACTGGCACCGATTTTGCCGATGAATTATATGAATTGGTACGCAAACCAGAAAACGAAAAGCGAATGGAAGAGCAATTCGAAGAAGCGTGTGAACGTTCCATGTTTCTTAACTACACATAA